One genomic segment of Sphingorhabdus sp. M41 includes these proteins:
- a CDS encoding sigma-54-dependent transcriptional regulator, whose product MTEIANYAIRHRMRLMLVGLPDSVVGQAARIASAAGAQASIAHTHDEALEFLRLRGADLVLADIGTNMVRLIAGIARLASTIPVIACGVAATPIAAVAAIRAGARDFIPLPPDAALIGAALASVAARQTKLVAEDPAFIRTLRIAQALAMTHSPVLLRGEMGTGRETLARSIHQHSGRHGPFIVCDCHADDGRSLGQSLFGRESEDGHAIGQIAEASGGTLYLRGIAHMPSDLRIKLLNAPRQQPIRNENSLASSGAPDSPPRVVASIDSQAVDHTLDSELNRYFAGGTIDLPPLRERAGDIIPIARSMLAEIAEAHRLPQRFFSPEARKQVSKHNWPGNLHELRTILLQASLACQGELIDTIDLNLANASPIAGGMADNIKAFVGHTVADVERDLILSTLSRCGGNRTSASSVLGISVRTMRNKLKMYVEAGMQVEPAR is encoded by the coding sequence ATGACCGAGATTGCAAACTACGCGATCCGCCATCGTATGCGCCTGATGCTCGTTGGCCTGCCCGATTCGGTCGTGGGTCAAGCAGCGAGGATTGCGAGTGCGGCAGGCGCGCAGGCGAGTATCGCCCACACGCATGATGAAGCATTGGAGTTTCTCCGTCTGCGCGGGGCCGATCTCGTACTCGCGGATATTGGCACGAACATGGTGCGACTGATCGCCGGGATAGCTCGGCTGGCCAGCACGATACCGGTAATCGCCTGCGGCGTGGCGGCAACGCCGATCGCTGCGGTGGCGGCCATCAGAGCAGGCGCACGCGACTTTATCCCGCTGCCACCAGACGCGGCCTTGATCGGGGCGGCCTTGGCGAGCGTCGCTGCTCGCCAAACGAAGTTGGTGGCCGAAGATCCTGCGTTCATCCGTACGCTCAGGATAGCGCAGGCTCTTGCCATGACGCATAGCCCTGTCCTGCTGCGCGGAGAAATGGGCACTGGCAGGGAGACACTGGCCCGCTCGATTCATCAGCACAGCGGGCGCCATGGACCATTCATCGTATGCGATTGCCACGCGGATGATGGCAGGTCGCTAGGCCAATCTCTATTCGGCAGAGAGAGCGAGGACGGACACGCAATTGGACAAATAGCCGAGGCGAGTGGCGGGACTCTGTACCTGCGCGGTATTGCCCATATGCCGTCTGATCTTCGCATCAAATTGTTGAACGCCCCTCGGCAGCAGCCAATCCGGAACGAAAATAGCCTGGCGTCGAGCGGTGCGCCGGACAGCCCGCCACGGGTGGTAGCATCTATCGACTCCCAGGCAGTTGATCACACCCTTGATAGCGAACTTAACCGATACTTTGCTGGCGGCACCATCGATCTGCCCCCGTTGAGAGAGCGGGCGGGCGACATCATACCTATTGCCCGCTCCATGCTGGCAGAAATTGCAGAGGCACATCGTCTTCCGCAGCGTTTTTTTTCGCCCGAGGCGAGGAAACAGGTTTCCAAACATAACTGGCCAGGCAACCTTCACGAATTGCGCACTATTCTGCTGCAAGCCAGCTTGGCCTGCCAAGGCGAACTCATCGACACAATAGATTTGAACCTTGCGAATGCCTCTCCGATTGCTGGTGGAATGGCCGACAATATAAAAGCGTTCGTTGGCCATACAGTAGCCGATGTCGAACGCGATTTGATCCTGTCAACGCTTTCGCGCTGTGGTGGCAATCGAACTTCGGCATCGTCCGTGCTGGGCATTTCTGTGCGGACAATGCGCAATAAACTGAAGATGTACGTCGAAGCCGGAATGCAAGTCGAACCTGCCCGCTGA
- the fliN gene encoding flagellar motor switch protein FliN yields MMESILPTENTDSETNVADEMEVDPSFVPDEFIEPDDTALVEPVVPVEFAASTSVTEIENSLSSLDAVYDVPVTIQAILGRAKMSVADVVRLKVGHVIELDRRVGEPVDILVNGRLIARGEVVLIDGLLGVTLTEIVRRDEE; encoded by the coding sequence ATGATGGAGAGTATTTTGCCAACCGAAAACACAGATAGCGAAACCAATGTGGCGGACGAAATGGAAGTGGACCCCAGCTTCGTTCCTGATGAATTTATTGAGCCGGACGATACGGCGCTTGTTGAACCCGTCGTTCCCGTCGAATTTGCGGCATCTACGTCGGTCACCGAAATAGAAAATTCTCTCTCCAGTCTGGATGCAGTCTATGATGTGCCGGTCACCATCCAGGCCATTCTGGGGCGGGCAAAAATGTCGGTGGCGGACGTGGTGCGATTGAAAGTCGGACACGTGATCGAGCTCGATCGCCGGGTGGGCGAACCGGTCGATATTCTGGTAAATGGTCGTCTTATCGCTCGTGGAGAAGTTGTGTTGATCGACGGCCTGTTGGGCGTCACTCTCACCGAAATAGTACGCCGGGACGAGGAATGA
- the fliF gene encoding flagellar basal-body MS-ring/collar protein FliF, with the protein MAVVAVMLMAALAYVAVGSRASGQMGYLYTDLEPSSAQAIVEKLQTQDIPFELTADGTAVMVPREHIAELRMAMAGEQLGGKIGFEVLDEQQPFGISAARERLNETRAIQGELARSIATVRNISSARVHIVMPERALFAAEQRKASAAVTVKTAGRLSAENVDAIRYLVAASVPELSPDAISVVDQNGALLARAGEAGSAGSSMADERQTKVENRIRSQVESLLEPLVGRGKVRAEVTADIKRDQEREEAQTFDPDNQVIQRQISVEAGDQSRESQAGGAATVSEQLPDGGDLQGGDGDSRLSNSNETSEDTVYQNSSRNTVTIRAPGAINRLTVAVMLDTKSLPQERKQRLQSLVESAVGFNEERGDSVVIEAMPFAAPEEEPGLAESLIDNLPIGVMLDFGKLLLIAAVGLVALRMVRGKKNVTTALELSERRTNDPIDLTPHQPDGGATSGDSALIDARDRTAEVNQLEEGIELAQVEGSIKLSALKKIGATVQSSPAESASVIRQWMNA; encoded by the coding sequence ATGGCAGTAGTAGCCGTGATGCTGATGGCCGCGCTCGCTTACGTTGCTGTCGGATCGCGCGCTAGCGGGCAGATGGGTTATCTGTATACCGATCTTGAACCGTCTTCTGCCCAGGCAATCGTCGAAAAGCTGCAAACACAGGACATCCCGTTCGAACTGACGGCCGACGGAACGGCGGTCATGGTTCCGCGTGAACATATTGCCGAATTGCGAATGGCGATGGCCGGTGAACAGCTCGGCGGGAAGATCGGCTTCGAGGTTCTCGACGAGCAACAGCCTTTCGGAATCAGCGCGGCGCGCGAACGCTTGAATGAAACCCGCGCAATCCAGGGCGAGCTGGCGCGCTCGATTGCCACGGTGAGAAACATTTCGAGCGCACGCGTTCACATTGTGATGCCCGAACGCGCCTTATTCGCGGCCGAACAACGCAAGGCCAGCGCGGCGGTGACCGTCAAAACCGCTGGTAGACTCTCGGCAGAGAATGTTGACGCGATCCGGTATCTGGTCGCCGCTTCTGTACCCGAACTGTCACCTGACGCCATTTCCGTGGTCGACCAGAACGGCGCATTGCTTGCTCGGGCCGGTGAAGCCGGTTCGGCTGGTTCGAGCATGGCGGACGAGCGGCAAACGAAAGTAGAAAACCGCATCCGCAGCCAGGTGGAATCGCTTCTCGAGCCCTTGGTCGGTCGCGGCAAAGTCCGCGCGGAAGTGACGGCCGACATAAAACGCGACCAAGAGCGCGAGGAAGCACAGACTTTCGATCCCGATAATCAAGTTATCCAGCGCCAAATTTCAGTGGAAGCAGGCGACCAGTCGCGCGAATCCCAAGCGGGCGGCGCGGCTACAGTATCCGAACAGCTGCCCGATGGCGGCGACCTGCAAGGCGGCGACGGTGATAGCCGACTGTCCAACAGCAATGAAACCAGCGAAGATACTGTCTATCAGAATAGTTCGCGCAATACTGTTACCATCCGGGCTCCGGGCGCGATAAACCGGCTTACCGTTGCGGTCATGCTCGATACGAAGTCCTTGCCGCAGGAACGCAAGCAACGTCTTCAGTCATTGGTTGAAAGTGCCGTCGGCTTTAACGAAGAGCGCGGTGACAGTGTGGTGATCGAAGCGATGCCCTTTGCCGCACCTGAAGAAGAGCCCGGCCTTGCGGAAAGCCTGATCGACAACTTGCCAATAGGTGTGATGCTCGATTTCGGCAAATTGCTCCTCATTGCGGCAGTTGGACTGGTCGCGCTGCGAATGGTCCGCGGCAAAAAAAATGTCACCACAGCGCTCGAGCTGTCCGAGAGAAGGACAAATGATCCGATCGATTTGACCCCGCACCAACCTGATGGCGGCGCTACTTCGGGCGACAGCGCTCTGATCGATGCGCGCGATCGCACTGCCGAAGTGAACCAGCTCGAAGAAGGGATTGAACTTGCCCAGGTCGAAGGGAGCATCAAACTGTCCGCTCTCAAGAAGATCGGCGCAACAGTACAATCGAGTCCTGCTGAATCGGCTTCGGTCATTCGCCAATGGATGAACGCATGA
- a CDS encoding FliH/SctL family protein: MSIQAYSFDRCFSSSDVNIADFALDAQALRTELAALSEDREREIARARSEGFEAGLTHARQDRDEAILAAIDALQAGIEIEQDDRERILHTITQQAAELGLAAAELLAGRAIEADPGQAIDLAIGKILLEITRGSEITVRVHPDLSDEVELRIAARQNEDRRNLNLHVVGDAKIEHGDAALEWDCGAMILDAAARKAAIEAEMEQMREP; encoded by the coding sequence ATGAGCATCCAAGCATATTCATTCGATCGCTGTTTCTCATCCTCAGACGTGAATATTGCAGACTTTGCGCTCGATGCGCAGGCTTTGCGAACGGAACTTGCGGCGCTGTCGGAGGACCGGGAACGCGAAATCGCCCGCGCAAGAAGCGAAGGATTCGAGGCCGGATTGACCCACGCACGACAAGACCGCGACGAAGCGATCCTGGCCGCGATCGACGCGCTTCAAGCGGGAATTGAGATCGAGCAGGATGACCGCGAACGAATCTTGCACACCATAACGCAACAAGCGGCCGAACTGGGTCTTGCCGCTGCGGAATTGCTCGCTGGGCGAGCGATTGAGGCGGATCCGGGGCAGGCGATTGACTTAGCCATCGGAAAGATCCTGCTGGAAATTACGCGAGGCAGCGAGATTACCGTGCGGGTCCATCCCGACCTGAGCGATGAAGTAGAATTGCGTATCGCCGCGCGCCAGAACGAGGATCGGCGCAATCTCAATTTACATGTTGTCGGCGATGCAAAGATCGAACACGGTGATGCCGCGCTGGAATGGGATTGCGGTGCCATGATCCTCGATGCGGCGGCTCGCAAGGCCGCGATCGAAGCCGAGATGGAGCAAATGCGCGAACCATGA
- the fliG gene encoding flagellar motor switch protein FliG has translation MTVDTATLGEPPEMKKFNGPQRAAALMLALGKEHGGPIWEHLSTEEIKELSAAIAQLGRIPAAVAEYLLVHFTGEVASMASLHGSYESTERLLIGMMPDDRVREIMEDIRGPSGRTMWDKLSNVNETVLAAYLRNEYPQTVAVILSRLKPEHAARVISELPGTMSVDVIQRMLRMDNVQKEIITQIEDTLKHEFMSNLSRTQKRDPHESMADIFNAMDRQTEETMLTALEAKIPDSADRIRQLMFTFEDLANLLPASVAVVVRQADKRIMALALKAAPENIKEVFFGALTDRAAKLLRDEMESMGPVRARECDEAQSELIRLAKNLADRGEIVLVDPKSDDAMVY, from the coding sequence ATGACTGTCGACACTGCAACATTGGGCGAACCGCCCGAAATGAAGAAATTCAACGGCCCGCAGCGGGCGGCCGCATTAATGCTGGCGCTGGGGAAAGAACATGGTGGTCCGATTTGGGAGCATCTATCGACCGAGGAAATAAAGGAGCTCTCCGCCGCGATTGCGCAGCTGGGACGGATTCCGGCAGCGGTGGCGGAATATCTGCTGGTCCATTTCACCGGTGAAGTTGCCAGTATGGCCTCGCTTCACGGTAGTTACGAATCCACCGAACGACTGCTTATCGGAATGATGCCTGACGACCGCGTACGCGAGATCATGGAAGACATAAGGGGCCCATCCGGTCGCACGATGTGGGACAAGCTTTCCAATGTCAACGAGACGGTACTCGCAGCCTATCTCCGCAACGAATATCCGCAAACGGTAGCCGTGATCCTATCGCGCCTGAAACCCGAACATGCAGCGCGGGTGATTTCCGAATTGCCCGGCACGATGTCGGTCGATGTGATCCAGAGAATGTTGCGGATGGACAATGTACAGAAGGAAATAATTACTCAAATCGAGGATACTCTGAAGCACGAGTTCATGAGCAATCTGTCTCGCACGCAGAAGCGCGATCCCCATGAAAGCATGGCGGATATTTTCAACGCAATGGACCGCCAGACCGAAGAAACGATGCTGACCGCGCTGGAAGCAAAAATACCCGATTCAGCGGACCGGATCCGGCAATTGATGTTCACTTTCGAAGATCTTGCCAATCTGCTCCCGGCATCGGTGGCGGTCGTCGTTCGTCAAGCCGACAAGCGGATCATGGCGCTCGCTCTCAAGGCCGCACCCGAAAATATCAAGGAGGTGTTTTTTGGAGCGCTCACCGACCGCGCGGCCAAGTTGCTGCGGGACGAGATGGAATCGATGGGACCGGTGCGCGCGCGCGAATGCGACGAGGCTCAGAGTGAACTGATCCGCCTGGCCAAGAATCTGGCTGACCGCGGAGAAATCGTGCTCGTCGATCCAAAATCCGACGACGCGATGGTTTACTAG